A genomic region of Magnolia sinica isolate HGM2019 chromosome 6, MsV1, whole genome shotgun sequence contains the following coding sequences:
- the LOC131249642 gene encoding uncharacterized protein LOC131249642, protein MDPLKYLFEKSALTGRITKWQLLLSEFDITYVTQKAIKGQALADHLAAHSLPDYQPLKTFFPDEDILLIEEEEGRKEGEWTLFFNGAANSEGSGVGAILYSPEDVPIPISRRLKTKDEKLIPYHVYLENLAEEFEEITFSYMPRIKNQFADALATLASMLEIRKGVVEWELTIELQEEPAFCLQIDEAEPPSNDQLWYTDIKKYLKHQKYPEGAMPVDRRTIQRLAT, encoded by the exons ATGGACCCGTTGAAGTACTTGTTTGAAAAGTCGGCACTAACAGGTAGGATCACAAAATGGCAGCTATTGCTTTCAGAGTTCGACATCACTTATGTCACCCAGaaagcaatcaaagggcaagcattAGCCGACCACTTAGCAGCCCACTCTCTGCCGGACTATCAACCATTGAAGACCTTCTTTCCCGACGAGGATATTCTCCTGATTgaggaggaagaaggaagaaaggaaggagagtggacactcttcttcaACGGAGCTGCAAACTCAGAAGGAAGTGGAGTAGGCGCCATACTCTATTCTCCTGAGGACGTCCCAATTCCCATATCCAGAAGGCTG aagaccaaggatgaaaagcTGATTCCATATCATGTCTACCTGGAAAATTTAGCTGAGGAATTCGAGGAGATCACATTTTCTTACATGCCCCGAATCAAGAACCAATTTGCAGACGCTTTGGCCACCCTTGCCTCAATGCTGGAAATCCGGAAAGGAGTTGTTGAATGGGAGCTCACCATCGAACTCCAGGAGGAGCCTGCATTTTGCCTACAGATTGATGAAGCAGAACCTCCCTCAAATGATCAGCTGTGGTACACAGATATCAAGAAATACCTCAAACATCAAAAGTACCCAGAAGGAGCTATGCCAGTTGATCGACGCACCATCCAACGGCTAGCGACATAG